In Palleronia sp. LCG004, a single window of DNA contains:
- a CDS encoding tripartite tricarboxylate transporter permease: MILFEAALLVLQPQVLLVILGAAAFGMFVGAIPGLTATMATALLVPVTFFMDPVPAIAAIVTATAMAIFAGDIPGTLLRMPGTPASAAYVQDAYAMTRKGNSEGALGASLVFSALGGIFGTIVLMTSSPILAEVALKFSSFEYFWLVVMGLSCAVFVSPGSPARGLISLFIGLFAATVGIDNPAGVPRYTFDNVELYAGVQFIPAMIGLFAVSEILRSVLNRTEIPAVNSGGGGIFAQQFQNFVKYPFQVIRGSALGTAIGALPGAGADIAAWISYAVSKKFSKTPEKFGTGHVEGLVESGASNNAAMSGAWIPALVFGIPGDSITAIVIGVLYIKGINPGPTVFINEPQMIYAVFFTFLLANLIMLPLGWLAIKGAGTILSIPQRTLMPIILLFCIVGSFAINNSPFGIWLMLIFGIVGFLMEENDIPIAPAILGLVLGPMLEQNFVTSMIKSQDSFIAFFERPIAAGLGVATIAIWCIPLLLMLFARRGGGARTS; this comes from the coding sequence ATGATCCTCTTCGAGGCCGCGCTTCTCGTCCTGCAGCCGCAGGTTCTGCTCGTCATCCTCGGCGCGGCTGCGTTCGGAATGTTCGTGGGGGCCATCCCCGGGTTGACGGCGACGATGGCGACGGCGCTGCTGGTGCCGGTCACGTTCTTCATGGATCCCGTCCCCGCGATCGCCGCCATCGTGACGGCGACGGCCATGGCGATCTTCGCGGGCGACATTCCCGGAACGCTTTTGCGAATGCCGGGGACGCCGGCCAGTGCCGCCTATGTCCAGGATGCCTATGCGATGACGCGGAAGGGCAATTCCGAAGGAGCGCTCGGTGCCTCGCTCGTCTTTTCGGCGCTCGGTGGCATCTTCGGGACGATCGTTCTGATGACGTCTTCGCCGATACTGGCCGAGGTGGCGCTGAAGTTCTCGTCTTTCGAGTATTTCTGGCTCGTTGTGATGGGGCTTTCCTGCGCGGTCTTCGTCTCGCCCGGATCGCCGGCGCGCGGGCTCATATCGCTCTTCATCGGCCTCTTCGCCGCGACGGTCGGGATCGACAATCCGGCGGGCGTGCCGCGCTATACATTCGACAATGTCGAGCTTTATGCAGGTGTCCAGTTCATCCCGGCGATGATCGGCCTCTTCGCGGTGTCCGAGATCCTTCGCTCCGTGCTGAACCGGACCGAGATCCCGGCGGTCAACAGCGGTGGCGGCGGCATCTTCGCCCAGCAGTTCCAGAACTTCGTCAAATATCCCTTTCAGGTCATCCGCGGCAGTGCGCTTGGCACCGCGATCGGCGCGCTTCCGGGTGCGGGTGCGGATATCGCCGCATGGATCTCCTATGCCGTCTCCAAGAAGTTTTCCAAGACGCCGGAGAAGTTCGGCACCGGTCATGTCGAGGGGCTCGTGGAAAGTGGGGCCTCGAACAACGCCGCGATGAGCGGGGCATGGATTCCTGCGCTCGTCTTCGGAATTCCGGGCGATTCCATCACCGCGATCGTGATCGGCGTCCTCTACATTAAGGGCATCAATCCCGGCCCGACCGTTTTCATCAACGAACCGCAGATGATCTACGCGGTGTTCTTCACCTTCCTGCTGGCAAACCTCATCATGCTGCCGCTCGGGTGGCTCGCCATCAAGGGCGCAGGCACGATCCTGTCGATCCCGCAGCGCACCCTCATGCCGATCATCCTGCTCTTCTGCATCGTGGGCTCGTTCGCGATCAACAACTCTCCCTTCGGTATCTGGCTCATGCTGATCTTCGGGATCGTGGGCTTCCTGATGGAGGAGAACGACATCCCCATCGCCCCGGCAATTCTCGGGCTGGTCCTCGGGCCGATGCTGGAACAGAACTTCGTCACGTCGATGATCAAGTCGCAAGACAGCTTCATCGCCTTCTTCGAACGTCCCATCGCCGCCGGTCTCGGCGTGGCCACGATCGCCATCTGGTGCATTCCGCTTCTGCTGATGCTGTTCGCGCGTCGCGGCGGTGGTGCCCGAACATCTTGA
- a CDS encoding tripartite tricarboxylate transporter TctB family protein: MRVTDLTLGLLTILAGIAIYISAMDFSVIPGQSYGAGTMPRAVAFATVGTGAFIAIKALLARGRLGVRFEDWVRNPRSLARIAMILGLIVFYILAAPILGFAPTAFAILLVAMLCLGTGPLIAVPVSLVATLAIQQSFGRLLLVPLPRSDFLSFLW, from the coding sequence ATGCGCGTCACCGATCTGACGCTCGGACTGCTGACGATCCTCGCCGGGATCGCAATCTATATCTCGGCCATGGATTTCTCCGTGATTCCTGGACAGAGTTACGGTGCAGGCACGATGCCCCGCGCCGTTGCCTTCGCAACGGTCGGAACCGGAGCTTTCATCGCCATCAAGGCGCTGCTCGCGCGTGGCCGCCTCGGCGTCAGGTTCGAGGACTGGGTCCGCAATCCCCGATCTCTGGCAAGGATTGCGATGATCCTCGGACTGATCGTCTTCTACATCCTTGCCGCACCGATCCTCGGCTTCGCTCCGACGGCCTTCGCCATTCTTCTGGTTGCGATGCTCTGCCTAGGGACGGGGCCGCTGATCGCCGTTCCGGTATCTCTCGTCGCGACACTCGCAATCCAGCAGAGTTTCGGACGGCTTCTCCTCGTTCCGCTTCCGCGCAGCGATTTCCTTTCATTCCTGTGGTGA